GTCGACGCCGCTGATCTGCGCGAGATACGGCGTGTAGTCGGGAGTCACGAGCGGCGGCCACAGCTTCTTCACGACCCGGCCGCCCGCATCCTCGAAGACGCGCTGGAAGCCGGCCATCTGCTCGTGGCCGAAGGCGAAGTCGTCCGCGATGGTGATCACGCGCTTGAACTTCAGCTCCTTGGCGGCGTAGTCGGCGAGCGGGTGCATGTTCTGGGAGGAGGTCGCGGAGGCCCGGATGAAGTAGGGATTCGGTCGGCGCTGGGTCATGTCCTCGGCGGCGGCCAGACTCAGAAGCGGCATCTTCGCCTGCGCGGTGTAGTCGGTGATGGCGAGCAGCTCGAAGGCCGCGAGCGGACCGAGGATCATGTCGACGTTGTCGCGCTCGGTCAGCTCCTGGGTCTTGGTCTTGGTGCCCGCGGGATTTCCGCCCGTGTCGGCCACCACGAGCTCGACCTTGCGGCCGGCCAGCGTGTAGTTGCGATCCTTGAGGAAGCGGATGGTGCCCTGCTCCATCTGGATGCCGCCCGCGGCGAGCGGTCCGGTCTTCACGGTGAGCAGGCCGATGCGGACCGGCTTGCCCTGCGCCCTCGCCGGGCTCGGCAGCGTCGTCACCGCCAGCGCGGTACCAGTACCCATCAGGAATGTACGACGATCGAGCTGTACCGTCATTGGGCTCCCCCTCCTCGGGCTAGGTCTTGCGAGCTACATCGAGCGTCGCGGTCTCCTCGGACGTCCGCCCTCCGACCGGCACGTCACGGAGCTGATTCCACAGGCGGTCGACCTCCGCCAGCACCGCGTCGTCAGATTGCTCGATGTCGATGGGCTTCACG
The sequence above is drawn from the Candidatus Methylomirabilota bacterium genome and encodes:
- a CDS encoding ABC transporter substrate-binding protein, whose protein sequence is MTVQLDRRTFLMGTGTALAVTTLPSPARAQGKPVRIGLLTVKTGPLAAGGIQMEQGTIRFLKDRNYTLAGRKVELVVADTGGNPAGTKTKTQELTERDNVDMILGPLAAFELLAITDYTAQAKMPLLSLAAAEDMTQRRPNPYFIRASATSSQNMHPLADYAAKELKFKRVITIADDFAFGHEQMAGFQRVFEDAGGRVVKKLWPPLVTPDYTPYLAQISGVDAVVQGFAGSNPLKFMKQYKDQGLTLPVLGGGTACDDALLKSYGDEAIGLISCSFYTGDLDTPSNKRLVDGMVKDYGNIPGLYAAGLYINGMIAEAALEKTGGKTEDREAFNRALRAVSLTDTPRGPFTFDRLGNVVGAFYIRRCEKKGDKLVNTTIKTYPKVSQFWTYDEKWFLSQPVYSRDYPPLKS